Proteins co-encoded in one Populus trichocarpa isolate Nisqually-1 chromosome 10, P.trichocarpa_v4.1, whole genome shotgun sequence genomic window:
- the LOC7458659 gene encoding caffeoylshikimate esterase — MVVQHPVAEANEQSPFGTLSPTEFYAKHQVTHSSEYITNSRGFKLFTQWWTPLPPSKTIGCVAVVHGFTGESSWFIQLTSILFAQKGFSVCAIDHQGHGFSDGLDNLMYHIPDINPVVEDCTQYFKTFRENHAPDLPAFLYSESLGGAIALYITLRQKGAWDGLILNGAMCGISAKFKPPWPLEHLLFVVAAVVPTWRVVPTRGSLPEVSFKEEWKAKLAFASPKRVAMRPRAATAFELIRVCKELQGRFGEVDVPLLVVHGGDDMVCDPACAKELFERAASTDRTLKIYPGMWHQLVGESEENVNLVFGDIVEWLENRAKRGDVANDGDA; from the coding sequence ATGGTGGTGCAGCACCCAGTGGCGGAAGCGAACGAGCAAAGCCCGTTTGGAACCCTTTCCCCCACTGAATTCTACGCCAAACACCAAGTCACCCACTCTTCTGAATACATAACCAACTCCCGGGGCTTCAAGCTCTTCACTCAATGGTGGACCCCACTTCCTCCGAGCAAAACAATTGGCTGCGTAGCCGTTGTCCATGGCTTCACCGGTGAATCCAGCTGGTTCATCCAGCTAACCTCTATTCTCTTTGCTCAAAAAGGGTTCTCTGTCTGTGCTATTGATCACCAAGGCCATGGCTTCTCTGATGGGCTCGACAACTTGATGTATCATATCCCAGATATCAACCCTGTTGTGGAAGACTGCACGCAGTATTTTAAGACGTTCCGTGAGAATCACGCGCCCGATCTGCCGGCTTTTTTGTACTCGGAATCGCTGGGCGGGGCAATAGCCTTGTACATTACGCTACGCCAGAAAGGCGCGTGGGATGGGTTGATTTTGAACGGGGCCATGTGTGGGATTAGTGCCAAGTTCAAGCCCCCGTGGCCTTTGGAGCATTTACTGTTTGTAGTTGCAGCGGTGGTGCCCACTTGGAGAGTGGTCCCAACGCGTGGATCGTTGCCTGAGGTGTCGTTTAAGGAAGAGTGGAAGGCGAAGTTGGCGTTTGCGAGCCCAAAGAGGGTGGCAATGAGGCCACGCGCGGCTACAGCATTTGAGCTTATCAGAGTATGCAAGGAACTTCAAGGGAGGTTTGGGGAGGTGGATGTGCCTTTGTTGGTTGTGCATGGTGGTGATGACATGGTGTGTGACCCTGCCTGCGCCAAGGAGTTGTTTGAACGCGCTGCTAGCACGGATAGGACATTGAAGATTTACCCTGGCATGTGGCATCAGTTGGTCGGCGAGTCCGAGGAGAATGTCAATTTGGTGTTTGGGGATATAGTAGAGTGGCTAGAAAACCGTGCCAAACGAGGGGATGTGGCCAACGACGGTGACGCGTGA
- the LOC7468415 gene encoding V-type proton ATPase subunit G 1 isoform X1 has translation MFLDFLLLLWQHPYITALEISRSMEANRGQNGIQLLLAVEQEAQHIVNAARNEKMARLKQAKEEADKEIAEFRAQMEAEFQRKLAESSGDSGANVKRLEQETEAKIGHLKKEAARISHDVVQMLLKHVTTVKN, from the exons ATGTTTCTAGATTTTCTGCTACTTCTCTGGCAACATCCCTACAT TACAGCATTGGAGATTTCACGAAGCATGGAAGCCAACAGGGGTCAGAATGGAATTCAACTCTTACTTGCTGTAGAGCAAGAAGCTCAGCATATTGTCAATGCTGCTAGAAATG AAAAAATGGCTAGACTGAAACAAGCCAAAGAAGAGGCTGACAAGGAGATTGCTGAATTTCGTGCTCAAATGGAAGCTGAATTTCAGAGGAAGCTTGCTGAG AGCAGCGGTGACTCTGGTGCTAATGTGAAGCGGTTGGAGCAAGAAACCGAGGCAAAGATTGGTCACCTGAAGAAAGAAGCCGCAAGGATCTCCCATGATGTTGTACAGATGCTTCTGAAGCATGTTACAACTGTGAAAAACTAG
- the LOC7458656 gene encoding uncharacterized protein LOC7458656 isoform X3 yields the protein MDTQCMPSSSSLYSKSHKNVTVIPPLIRRQQKNTTVYFRYRIRGYLACACRWQQERREITTERPLVTKAKKVPVELSEEPAKVTGKKGTVAGAVALIIGTSIGTGILALPQKASPAGVIPSSICMIVCWGFLLIEALLLVEINVGLRRKQGKNEDESELEVISIRTMAQETLGDWGGTLATITYVFLGYTSMIAYSSKSGEILFHLVNLPESVSSCLFTTIFTVLVSVGGTQATDQVNQWLTASMIGLLLAIEVIAVAFGGWSGLEGSGDWGKVPATIPVMIFALVYHDLAPVLCAYLGGDLKRLRTSVLLGSIVPLLALLVWDALALGLSAKADQVVDPVLLMSERWSGVSYMVEAFSLLAVATSLIGTLLGFLEFLKEQLKNLSRVSKATRTLQEPIGLGEWWERNKISFTAKAMAVAPTLVVSTIVPDAFSAATDIAGGYCMTILYGVLPPAMAWAMYNKEREDSSQNELSRVRPALLGVGILASGIVVEQILQDFSALHH from the exons ATGGATACACAGTGCATgccttcatcttcttccttgTACTCCAAAAGTCACAAAAATGTCACTGTGATTCCACCGTTGATTAGAAGGCAACAAAAGAACACTACAGTTTACTTCAGGTACAGGAT CCGTGGCTATCTTGCTTGTGCCTGCAGATGGCAGCAAGAGCGACGGGAAATTACAACTGAAAGGCCTTTAGTAACGAAGGCAAAGAAAGTTCCTGTAGAACTGAGTGAGGAGCCTGCTAAAGTAACTGGGAAGAAAGGAACTGTTGCTGGTGCTGTTGCTCTTATTATTGGTACCAGTATAGGTACTGGGATACTTGCCCTGCCACAGAAAGCTTCTCCTGCA GGAGTCATTCCAAGTTCAATATGTATGATAGTATGTTGGGGTTTTCTCCTAATTGAAGCACTTTTGCTTGTTGAGATCAATGTGGGTTTGAGGAGGAAGCAAGGGAAAAATGAAGATGAGAGTGAACTAGAGGTCATATCTATTAGGACTATGGCTCAAGAGACCCTAGGAGACTGGGGTGGAACCTTGGCTACCATTACCTATGTCTTCTTGGGTTACACTTCCATGATTGCCTATAGTTCCAAGTCTGGAGAGATCCTTTTTCATTTGGTAAATCTTCCAGAATCTGTTTCATCCTGCCTCTTCACTACTATATTCACTGTGCTAGTTTCCGTTGGTGGGACTCAAGCAACCGATCAAGTCAATCAATGGCTTACTGCTTCCATGATAG GTTTGCTACTAGCGATTGAGGTGATAGCTGTTGCTTTCGGAGGGTGGTCAGGATTGGAGGGAAGTGGTGACTGGGGAAAAGTTCCAGCTACAATTCCTGTGATGATTTTTGCTTTAGTGTATCATGATCTAGCACCTG TTCTCTGTGCTTATTTGGGTGGTGACCTTAAGCGACTAAGGACTTCAGTTTTGCTGGGTAGCATTGTTCCTTTGCTGGCATTGCTTGTTTGGGATGCACTTGCACTTGGCCTTTCTGCCAAGGCTGATCAAGTTGTTGATCCAGTTTTGCTTATGAG TGAGAGATGGAGTGGGGTTTCATATATGGTAGAGGCCTTCTCACTTCTTGCAGTAGCAACATCATTGATTGGCACTCTCCTTGGCTTCTTGGAGTTCTTGAAGGAGCAACTGAAGAACCTCTCTAGGGTTTCGAAAGCTACACGAACATTACag GAACCAATTGGGCTGGGTGAATGGTGGGAAAGGAATAAAATCAGCTTCACGGCAAAGGCAATGGCAGTTGCTCCAACGCTAGTTGTCTCAACCATTGTTCCGGATGCATTCTCTGCCGCCACAGACATCGCT GGAGGCTACTGCATGACAATTCTCTATGGAGTTCTCCCACCGGCAATGGCGTGGGCAATGTATAACAAGGAACGAGAGGACAGTAGTCAAAATGAGCTATCAAGAGTAAGGCCTGCTCTTCTTGGGGTGGGCATCTTAGCAAGTGGGATAGTGGTGGAGCAAATCTTGCAGGATTTCTCAGCATTGCACCATTAA
- the LOC7458657 gene encoding protein disulfide isomerase-like 1-3: MPQTWFHIFYLFNSILLTFTIFYITPISELLFFKEVNDYNDLTKIPEFIPMPPVDCKNEKSLFDEKDVEVLTQNNFSEFVAATQHVMLNFYAPWCVWSQRLAPEYAAAATMLKGEAVFAKIDATNEIELGKMFKIKEYPTMYLLVNGGVQKVTYDLTDERTTDAITTWVRQKMSRAVQNVTTIEAAERILAARSVLVMGFFGALEGSDSEELAAVAKQHIDVNFYQTANAEVARLFQIDPQIKQPALVMLKLKWMTRNHNHFGFDCQFTRSEISNFVSENKLPSVITFSEEDAPNIFKNPMKQLWLFAATYPKEVLAPFIEAADHLKGKLLFVHVETEYNSMQRRVSYEFGVAEGLPTLVGYTANGADKHVYNSDLSFNGIKAFAEKFLEDKPPSQPSSTPDNVIKLPFRTHNSGPTSTGWAF; this comes from the exons ATGCCACAAACATGGTTCCACATCTTCTAtctcttcaattcaatccttctTACTTTCACCATCTTTTACATTACACCAATCTCTGAACTTCTATTCTTTAAAGAAGTCAACGACTATAATGATCTCACCAAGATACCAGAATTCATCCCAATGCCACCGGTCGATTGTAAGAATGAGAAATCTTTATTTGATGAGAAGGATGTGGAGGTGCTGACACAAAATAATTTCAGCGAATTTGTTGCTGCAACTCAACACGTgatgttgaatttttatgcTCCATGGTGTGTTTGGAGTCAGAGGTTAGCCCCCGAATACGCTGCTGCTGCTACCATGCTAAAAGGTGAGGCTGTTTTTGCAAAGATAGATGCTACCAACGAAATAGAATTGGGGAAGATGTTCAAGATTAAGGAGTATCCTACAATGTATTTATTAGTCAACGGAGGAGTTCAAAAGGTTACGTATGATTTAACTGATGAAAGGACTAC TGATGCTATTACAACTTGGGTGAGGCAGAAGATGAGCCGTGCTGTCCAAAATGTGACAACAATTGAGGCGGCTGAGAGAATATTGGCAGCAAGATCTGTTTTAGTGATGGGATTCTTCGGTGCTTTAGAG GGTTCTGACAGCGAGGAGCTTGCTGCGGTGGCAAAGCAGCATATTGATGTCAACTTCTATCAAACTGCTAATGCTGAGGTTGCAAGGCTTTTCCAAATCGACCCACAAATCAAACAACCTGCCTTGGTCATGCTGAAGCTGAAGTGGATGACAAGAAATCATAACCATTTTGGTTTTG ATTGTCAATTCACTAGATCAGAAATATCAAACTTTGTATCCGAAAATAAACTTCCTTCGGTGATCACTTTCTCAGAAGAAGATGCTCCCAACATATTCAAAAATCCTATGAAACAG TTGTGGCTTTTTGCTGCTACATATCCTAAGGAGGTGTTAGCCCCATTCATAGAGGCAGCAGATCATCTCAAAGGGAAG CTTCTCTTTGTCCATGTCGAAACTGAATATAATTCTATGCAAAGGCGAGTTTCTTATGAATTTGGCGTTGCTGAAGGTCTTCCAACA CTTGTAGGGTATACGGCGAACGGAGCCGATAAGCATGTATATAACAGTGATTTGTCTTTCAATGGTATCAAG GCATTTGCAGAGAAGTTTTTGGAAGACAAGCCTCCTAGCCAACCATCTTCAACTCCAGATAACGTTATTAAACTCCCATTCCGTACTCATAACTCCGGTCCAACTTCCACCGGATGGGCATTCTAG
- the LOC7468415 gene encoding V-type proton ATPase subunit G 1 isoform X2, with protein sequence MEANRGQNGIQLLLAVEQEAQHIVNAARNEKMARLKQAKEEADKEIAEFRAQMEAEFQRKLAESSGDSGANVKRLEQETEAKIGHLKKEAARISHDVVQMLLKHVTTVKN encoded by the exons ATGGAAGCCAACAGGGGTCAGAATGGAATTCAACTCTTACTTGCTGTAGAGCAAGAAGCTCAGCATATTGTCAATGCTGCTAGAAATG AAAAAATGGCTAGACTGAAACAAGCCAAAGAAGAGGCTGACAAGGAGATTGCTGAATTTCGTGCTCAAATGGAAGCTGAATTTCAGAGGAAGCTTGCTGAG AGCAGCGGTGACTCTGGTGCTAATGTGAAGCGGTTGGAGCAAGAAACCGAGGCAAAGATTGGTCACCTGAAGAAAGAAGCCGCAAGGATCTCCCATGATGTTGTACAGATGCTTCTGAAGCATGTTACAACTGTGAAAAACTAG
- the LOC7458658 gene encoding WPP domain-associated protein, with product MDEVFSRMGGKVKSSITDSTIMSMLHSRMDKAHERVHSKEGVIARLHEISKFYELAVMQLEGCLKFVLEEADSSLESSDEEALGDLAEIRDRLEGRLRETELAIAEKDRELTERLENEMKLRHELELKERELESLRATLELERTKTDGIEEQVLGNLVSGDGNRDEGFSELKDSVDQQVWNIKQQLDPEDENIDKRRYHGFESLRVEQMSSDIDILKETMGLAFEKMQNAIFLSELEPPEQQLGWTIEKAVLVILIKGFMGDIQENFTAEVRRWQKQVSIGLSKHLADLMKEITCLQDELEPLSISHSSRERRISMKMKGKSSSEGDISYTPDDFTVRVGKIDQMKQLNVEDSEEDSAHYVAKMIKSHETIIRRKSEEIKSQKLEILKEKGCTCYRRSEKGPVSPRQRFRDVTAKLGNLLDWRENLDESFGYHGGEDHEETSSTKMLYHFDMKEQAKFHGTDALEKLNSISISHDANEKLHNVIRKLEMEKEDTYLQNVIVEDTYITLLEGLIHECCAELRSYDIAILVREGIYEHILKEIVNECDEKMQGDKIEDQITEEMFYLVSREALKDCCCTLDSVLTECRDARAERNCFQEHTLEGTTREEILSTFFTEIFKEWNEAEERCDDESIVKEDIDRIAFEETIRDMASTRIVSKFKELNYPGNSVDCVAQGNSFFEDVEYSVKEDVFMVFLKEMSKEWKAEIDSYDCEILIREEIFILIVVEAMAETHTISGETTAQDRFRILEDFTSADKLHISQDIGKEEHLVQKQDSQPEHVKFEYLKRQASPAMKEYKTPLHIVALKHEELNKSQHKRELLTEIDSTSISVCSEVKKALEQVAMSKGLLRELRSSLGVAVADTERFDEEVKVNLSNSDFTPILEFSQVLMDFKRIVEKKLVLNILRVEEATHYLSPLVELVSLQRREDLLYKKAFLRRCENLRRAETEVDLLGDQVDVLLSLLDKIYRTLYHYSPALQQFSEVSDILKMIEVELIGAARASGK from the exons ATGGATGAGGTATTCAGTAGGATGGGTGGTAAGGTTAAATCCTCCATAACAGATTCCACTATCATGTCTATGCTGCACTCTAGAATGGACAAGGCACATGAAAGAGTCCACTCCAAGGAAGGAGTTATTGCACGTTTACATGAGATATCAAAGTTTTACGAGTTGGCAGTGATGCAGTTGGAAGGGTGTCTGAAGTTTGTTCTTGAAGAAGCTGACAGCAGTCTTGAAAGCAGTGATGAAGAGGCTTTAGGGGACTTGGCAGAAATTAGAGACCGTCTTGAAGGTCGGCTTAGAGAAACTGAGCTTGCCATCGCAGAAAAGGATAGAGAGTTAACGGAGAGgttagaaaatgaaatgaagctCAGGCATGAATTGGAACTCAAAGAAAGAGAATTGGAATCTTTACGTGCCACTCTGGAGCTTGAGAGAACAAAGACCGATGGCATTGAGGAGCAGGTTCTTGGCAATCTGGTAAGTGGTGATGGGAATAGAGATGAAGGATTTTCTGAGCTGAAGGATTCAGTAGATCAACAGGTGTGGAATATCAAACAACAACTTGACCCTGAAGATGAAAATATTGATAAGAGGAGATATCATGGTTTTGAAAGCTTGAGGGTTGAGCAGATGAGCTCAGACATCGACATCTTAAAAGAAACCATGGGTCTTGCTTTTGAAAAGATGCAGAATGCCATTTTCTTGTCGGAGTTGGAGCCGCCTGAGCAACAGTTAGGGTGGACAATTGAGAAAGCTGTACTAGTTATCTTGATCAAAGGTTTCATGGGGGATATCCAGGAGAATTTCACAGCAGAAGTAAGGAGGTGGCAGAAGCAAGTTTCCATAGGCTTGAGCAAGCATTTGGCGGATTTGATGAAAGAGATAACATGCTTGCAAGACGAACTAGAGCCTCTTAGCATCTCCCACAGCAGTCGCGAGAGAAGGATTTCTATGAAAATGAAAGGGAAGTCTTCATCAGAAGGGGACATTTCTTATACCCCTGACGATTTCACTGTTAGAGTTGGAAAAATAGACCAGATGAAGCAGCTGAACGTAGAGGATTCTGAAGAAGACAGCGCGCACTACGTTGCTAAGATGATAAAGAGTCATGAAACGATCATCAGGAGAAAAAGTGAAGAGATTAAATCACAGAAACTAGAAATTCTCAAGGAAAAAGGGTGTACATGCTATAGGAGATCAGAAAAGGGCCCTGTTAGTCCAAGACAAAGATTCCGAGATGTTACTGCAAAACTGGGAAATTTACTCGACTGGAGGGAAAACCTTGATGAATCTTTTGGTTACCATGGAGGTGAAGATCACGAGGAAACTTCTTCAACGAAGATGCtgtatcattttgatatgaaaGAACAGGCAAAATTTCACGGCACTGACGCTTTGGAGAAGTTGAATAGCATCTCAATTTCTCATGATGCAAATGAGAAACTGCATAATGTAATAAGAAAGCTGGAAATGGAGAAAGAAGATACATATTTGCAAAATGTGATAGTAGAAGACACTTACATTACTCTTTTGGAAGGCTTAATACATGAATGCTGCGCTGAGTTACGTAGTTATGACATTGCGATCCTGGTAAGAGAAGGTATATATGAACATATTTTGAAGGAAATTGTCAATGAGTGTGATGAAAAAATGCAAGGTGATAAGATTGAAGATCAGATTACAGAGGAGATGTTTTATCTTGTCTCCAGAGAGGCACTGAAGGATTGTTGCTGTACTCTCGACTCTGTGTTAACTGAGTGCCGGGATGCCAGAGCTGAAAGGAATTGTTTTCAAGAACATACTTTAGAGGGAACAACAAGGGAGGAAATATTGTCAACCTTCTTCACAGAAATTTTCAAGGAATGGAATGAGGCTGAAGAACGGTGTGACGATGAAAGCATAGTTAAGGAAGATATTGATCGGATTGCCTTTGAAGAGACCATCAGAGACATGGCAAGCACTCGCATAGTAAGCAAATTCAAGGAGTTGAATTATCCTGGGAATAGTGTGGATTGTGTTGCTCAgggtaatagtttttttgagGACGTAGAATATTCAGTGAAGGAGGATGTCTTTATGGTTTTCCTTAAAGAAATGTCTAAGGAATGGAAGGCAGAGATAGATTCCTATGATTGTGAAATCCTCATCAGAGAagaaattttcatattaattgttGTGGAGGCAATGGCAGAAACTCATACCATTTCTGGGGAAACTACAGCCCAGGATCGCTTCAGAATATTGGAAGATTTCACCTCTGCTGACAAGTTACATATAAGTCAAGATATTGGTAAAGAGGAGCAtttggttcaaaaacaagattcaCAGCCAGAGCATGTTAAATTCGAATATTTGAAACGCCAAGCAAGTCCTGCAATGAAGGAATACAAAACACCCCTTCACATTGTGGCACTGAAACATGAAGAACTGAACAAATCTCAGCACAAGAGGGAATTGTTGACTGAGATAGATAGCACTTCAATTTCAGTTTGTAGCGAAGTTAAGAAAGCTTTGGAGCAGGTAGCTATGAGTAAAGGACTACTGAGAGAGTTAAGATCAAGTTTAGGTGTTGCTGTTGCAGATACAGAAAGATTTGATGAGGAGGTCAAAGTAAACCTATCTAACTCTGATTTTACACCTATCCTGGAATTTTCTCAAGTATTAATGGACTTTAAGCGAATAGTGGAAAAGAAATTAGTGTTGAACATTTTAAG GGTGGAGGAAGCAACTCATTATCTGAGTCCACTCGTTGAACTTGTTTCCTTGCAAAGGAGAGAGGATTTGCTTTATAAAAAGGCTTTTCTAAGGAGATGCGAGAATCTCAGAAGGGCTGAAACTGAG GTGGATCTGCTAGGTGATCAAGTGGATGTACTTTTAAGCCTGCTTGACAAGATATACAGGACACTGTATCACTATTCGCCTGCGTTGCAACAGTTTTCTGAG GTCTCggatattttgaaaatgatcgAGGTAGAATTAATTGGGGCCGCTCGTGCTTCTGGCAAGTGA
- the LOC7458656 gene encoding uncharacterized protein LOC7458656 isoform X2 produces the protein MDTQCMPSSSSLYSKSHKNVTVIPPLIRRQQKNTTVYFSRGYLACACRWQQERREITTERPLVTKAKKVPVELSEEPAKVTGKKGTVAGAVALIIGTSIGTGILALPQKASPAGVIPSSICMIVCWGFLLIEALLLVEINVGLRRKQGKNEDESELEVISIRTMAQETLGDWGGTLATITYVFLGYTSMIAYSSKSGEILFHLVNLPESVSSCLFTTIFTVLVSVGGTQATDQVNQWLTASMIGLLLAIEVIAVAFGGWSGLEGSGDWGKVPATIPVMIFALVYHDLAPVLCAYLGGDLKRLRTSVLLGSIVPLLALLVWDALALGLSAKADQVVDPVLLMSERWSGVSYMVEAFSLLAVATSLIGTLLGFLEFLKEQLKNLSRVSKATRTLQILQEPIGLGEWWERNKISFTAKAMAVAPTLVVSTIVPDAFSAATDIAGGYCMTILYGVLPPAMAWAMYNKEREDSSQNELSRVRPALLGVGILASGIVVEQILQDFSALHH, from the exons ATGGATACACAGTGCATgccttcatcttcttccttgTACTCCAAAAGTCACAAAAATGTCACTGTGATTCCACCGTTGATTAGAAGGCAACAAAAGAACACTACAGTTTACTTCAG CCGTGGCTATCTTGCTTGTGCCTGCAGATGGCAGCAAGAGCGACGGGAAATTACAACTGAAAGGCCTTTAGTAACGAAGGCAAAGAAAGTTCCTGTAGAACTGAGTGAGGAGCCTGCTAAAGTAACTGGGAAGAAAGGAACTGTTGCTGGTGCTGTTGCTCTTATTATTGGTACCAGTATAGGTACTGGGATACTTGCCCTGCCACAGAAAGCTTCTCCTGCA GGAGTCATTCCAAGTTCAATATGTATGATAGTATGTTGGGGTTTTCTCCTAATTGAAGCACTTTTGCTTGTTGAGATCAATGTGGGTTTGAGGAGGAAGCAAGGGAAAAATGAAGATGAGAGTGAACTAGAGGTCATATCTATTAGGACTATGGCTCAAGAGACCCTAGGAGACTGGGGTGGAACCTTGGCTACCATTACCTATGTCTTCTTGGGTTACACTTCCATGATTGCCTATAGTTCCAAGTCTGGAGAGATCCTTTTTCATTTGGTAAATCTTCCAGAATCTGTTTCATCCTGCCTCTTCACTACTATATTCACTGTGCTAGTTTCCGTTGGTGGGACTCAAGCAACCGATCAAGTCAATCAATGGCTTACTGCTTCCATGATAG GTTTGCTACTAGCGATTGAGGTGATAGCTGTTGCTTTCGGAGGGTGGTCAGGATTGGAGGGAAGTGGTGACTGGGGAAAAGTTCCAGCTACAATTCCTGTGATGATTTTTGCTTTAGTGTATCATGATCTAGCACCTG TTCTCTGTGCTTATTTGGGTGGTGACCTTAAGCGACTAAGGACTTCAGTTTTGCTGGGTAGCATTGTTCCTTTGCTGGCATTGCTTGTTTGGGATGCACTTGCACTTGGCCTTTCTGCCAAGGCTGATCAAGTTGTTGATCCAGTTTTGCTTATGAG TGAGAGATGGAGTGGGGTTTCATATATGGTAGAGGCCTTCTCACTTCTTGCAGTAGCAACATCATTGATTGGCACTCTCCTTGGCTTCTTGGAGTTCTTGAAGGAGCAACTGAAGAACCTCTCTAGGGTTTCGAAAGCTACACGAACATTACag ATATTACAGGAACCAATTGGGCTGGGTGAATGGTGGGAAAGGAATAAAATCAGCTTCACGGCAAAGGCAATGGCAGTTGCTCCAACGCTAGTTGTCTCAACCATTGTTCCGGATGCATTCTCTGCCGCCACAGACATCGCT GGAGGCTACTGCATGACAATTCTCTATGGAGTTCTCCCACCGGCAATGGCGTGGGCAATGTATAACAAGGAACGAGAGGACAGTAGTCAAAATGAGCTATCAAGAGTAAGGCCTGCTCTTCTTGGGGTGGGCATCTTAGCAAGTGGGATAGTGGTGGAGCAAATCTTGCAGGATTTCTCAGCATTGCACCATTAA
- the LOC7458656 gene encoding uncharacterized protein LOC7458656 isoform X1 — MDTQCMPSSSSLYSKSHKNVTVIPPLIRRQQKNTTVYFRYRIRGYLACACRWQQERREITTERPLVTKAKKVPVELSEEPAKVTGKKGTVAGAVALIIGTSIGTGILALPQKASPAGVIPSSICMIVCWGFLLIEALLLVEINVGLRRKQGKNEDESELEVISIRTMAQETLGDWGGTLATITYVFLGYTSMIAYSSKSGEILFHLVNLPESVSSCLFTTIFTVLVSVGGTQATDQVNQWLTASMIGLLLAIEVIAVAFGGWSGLEGSGDWGKVPATIPVMIFALVYHDLAPVLCAYLGGDLKRLRTSVLLGSIVPLLALLVWDALALGLSAKADQVVDPVLLMSERWSGVSYMVEAFSLLAVATSLIGTLLGFLEFLKEQLKNLSRVSKATRTLQILQEPIGLGEWWERNKISFTAKAMAVAPTLVVSTIVPDAFSAATDIAGGYCMTILYGVLPPAMAWAMYNKEREDSSQNELSRVRPALLGVGILASGIVVEQILQDFSALHH; from the exons ATGGATACACAGTGCATgccttcatcttcttccttgTACTCCAAAAGTCACAAAAATGTCACTGTGATTCCACCGTTGATTAGAAGGCAACAAAAGAACACTACAGTTTACTTCAGGTACAGGAT CCGTGGCTATCTTGCTTGTGCCTGCAGATGGCAGCAAGAGCGACGGGAAATTACAACTGAAAGGCCTTTAGTAACGAAGGCAAAGAAAGTTCCTGTAGAACTGAGTGAGGAGCCTGCTAAAGTAACTGGGAAGAAAGGAACTGTTGCTGGTGCTGTTGCTCTTATTATTGGTACCAGTATAGGTACTGGGATACTTGCCCTGCCACAGAAAGCTTCTCCTGCA GGAGTCATTCCAAGTTCAATATGTATGATAGTATGTTGGGGTTTTCTCCTAATTGAAGCACTTTTGCTTGTTGAGATCAATGTGGGTTTGAGGAGGAAGCAAGGGAAAAATGAAGATGAGAGTGAACTAGAGGTCATATCTATTAGGACTATGGCTCAAGAGACCCTAGGAGACTGGGGTGGAACCTTGGCTACCATTACCTATGTCTTCTTGGGTTACACTTCCATGATTGCCTATAGTTCCAAGTCTGGAGAGATCCTTTTTCATTTGGTAAATCTTCCAGAATCTGTTTCATCCTGCCTCTTCACTACTATATTCACTGTGCTAGTTTCCGTTGGTGGGACTCAAGCAACCGATCAAGTCAATCAATGGCTTACTGCTTCCATGATAG GTTTGCTACTAGCGATTGAGGTGATAGCTGTTGCTTTCGGAGGGTGGTCAGGATTGGAGGGAAGTGGTGACTGGGGAAAAGTTCCAGCTACAATTCCTGTGATGATTTTTGCTTTAGTGTATCATGATCTAGCACCTG TTCTCTGTGCTTATTTGGGTGGTGACCTTAAGCGACTAAGGACTTCAGTTTTGCTGGGTAGCATTGTTCCTTTGCTGGCATTGCTTGTTTGGGATGCACTTGCACTTGGCCTTTCTGCCAAGGCTGATCAAGTTGTTGATCCAGTTTTGCTTATGAG TGAGAGATGGAGTGGGGTTTCATATATGGTAGAGGCCTTCTCACTTCTTGCAGTAGCAACATCATTGATTGGCACTCTCCTTGGCTTCTTGGAGTTCTTGAAGGAGCAACTGAAGAACCTCTCTAGGGTTTCGAAAGCTACACGAACATTACag ATATTACAGGAACCAATTGGGCTGGGTGAATGGTGGGAAAGGAATAAAATCAGCTTCACGGCAAAGGCAATGGCAGTTGCTCCAACGCTAGTTGTCTCAACCATTGTTCCGGATGCATTCTCTGCCGCCACAGACATCGCT GGAGGCTACTGCATGACAATTCTCTATGGAGTTCTCCCACCGGCAATGGCGTGGGCAATGTATAACAAGGAACGAGAGGACAGTAGTCAAAATGAGCTATCAAGAGTAAGGCCTGCTCTTCTTGGGGTGGGCATCTTAGCAAGTGGGATAGTGGTGGAGCAAATCTTGCAGGATTTCTCAGCATTGCACCATTAA